A single Cryptococcus deuterogattii R265 chromosome 2, complete sequence DNA region contains:
- a CDS encoding DNA mismatch repair protein MLH3, producing MPDILPLPRPTSTTLRSSIILPSLAQIFSELLQNSLDAGATKIECYVNMAKGSESLRVEDDGTGISKDGLAKVGKRFRTSKEIHEGGLGPVGSYGFRGEALASIASLSLLDITTRRASFPVYTKILKHSKTLFEGPNPDRHIAGGHGTTVVVREIFRTIPVRREELAATSSTLLMNQLKKVVETLALGNPGVRWVLWEERSTGTGGLKRIMGINASESALDVFKSLYGSALVQSVQKIRVTTGKKKVDGFISIFGDVSKAHQHLYINNYPIDRGDVHTAIARKFASSKFAKLASAGGHDEDEDYHPSGRRSPRRLEKYPIYVLNVTLPAGELDVSYEPRKGILGYKDIESVKTVLLAVVDEFLHRNGFGPANTFYSTSSPTKRPMPHVSQSVGHLTSALARPSPLPLYSLRSNTPAPRPLSLELPSKDSPKRVASPLYHDSPDSTKRRRLTSPKKAITPRISEKSTRKSKWIDDLLAKLNTGVFPLSSFTSRTTGHGYDSTGDDVASLTCCPHEPTNLVSLQSPFPFTTDVQISKSSLSEATVLGQVDQKFIAVVLHTTLNLTTLALIDQHAADERISVEKVLLELCEGFARDDLSVAELTKTQPMIILTQAETQILSQPGVLPLFKRWGIRLTVPSELSQGEYVQVKVDAVPLALLSRLGRKEGLEMTRLVRGYLPVVAEHTGEITNLVKNLEGKAMKGGEDGDTEGYGGHWGRVMRFMPREMLELANSKACRGAIMFEDRLSYDQCGRLVHQLSRTKFPFMCAHGRPSMVPLVILNEQHDKPVTKAYRKINWENLRNKIDEDNRDVENDDDE from the exons ATGCCAGATATCTTACCACTACCTCGGCCCACATCCACGACTCTCCGCTCTTCTATAATCCTCCCCAGCCTGGCCCAGATTTTCTCTGAGTTACTTCAAAACTCTTTGGATGCTGGAGCTACAAAGATTGAATGCTATGTTAACATGGCCAAAGGGAGTGAAAGTCTGAGAGTagaggatgatggcacCGGTATCAGCAAGGATGGGCTAGCAAAGGTTGGAAAGAGGTTTAGGACAAGTAAAGAGATACACGAGGGAGGATTGGGGCCAGTAGGATCTTACGGATTCCGTGGAGAAG CCTTAGCATCTATTGCTTCACTTTCCCTCTTAGATATTACTACTCGCAGGGCTTCGTTTCCAGTTTACACCAAAATTCTCAAGCATTCGAAAACCCTGTTCGAAGGCCCTAATCCTGATAGACATATTGCAGGAGGTCACGGTACTACAGTTGTAGTTCGCGAGATCTTTCGTACCATCCCCGTCAGACGAGAAGAGCTGGCGGCGACAAGCAGCACGCTTTTAATGAACCAACTGAAGAAGGTTGTTGAAACGTTGGCATTAGGAAACCCTGGTGTCCGTTGGGTGTTATGGGAGGAGAGGTCCACGGGTACCGGAGGTTTGAAAAGAATTATGGGCATCAATGCA TCTGAGTCTGCGTTGGATGTGTTCAAAAGCCTATACGGAAGCGCCCTTGTCCAGAGTGTCCAAAAAATTAGAGTAACgactgggaagaagaaagtggaCGGTTTTATCAGTATATTTGGAGATGTCTCAAAA gctcatcaacatcttt ATATCAATAACTATCCAATCGATCGCGGCGATGTACATACGGCGATTGCTAGGAAGTTCGCCAGTAGCAAATTTGCTAAGCTAGCTTCTGCCGGTGGAcatgacgaggatgaagattatCACCCTT CTGGACGGCGTTCTCCTAGAAGACTTGAAAAATATCCTATATATGTACTGAACGTAACTTTGCCGGCAGGTGAATTAGACGTTTCCTATGAGCCTCGGAAAGGTATCCTGGGATACAAG GATATTGAGTCTGTGAAGACAGTGTTGCTGGCTGTTGTAGACGAATTCCTTCATCGAAATGGATTTGGCCCAGCAAACACCTTCTATTCGACATCAAGCCCCACCAAACGCCCTATGCCGCATGTTTCTCAATCCGTTGGTCATCTTACATCTGCACTTGCGAGGCCGTCGCCTCTGCCATTGTATTCTTTGCGCTCCAATACACCTGCTCCCCGACCATTGTCGCTTGAACTACCTTCAAAGGACAGTCCGAAGAGAGTTGCATCCCCTTTATATCATGACTCGCCGGATTCCACGAAACGGCGACGATTGACGTCTCCGAAAAAGGCTATTACGCCTCGTATTAGCGAAAAAAGCACTAGAAAGTCCAAATGGATCGACGATCTCTTGGCTAAATTGAATACTGGTGTTTTTCCTCTATCATCCTTTACCTCACGAACAACGGGTCATGGGTACGACTCCACAGGCGATGATGTTGCGTCTTTGACTTGCTGCCCACATGAGCCTACTAATCTGGTATCATTACAGTCTCCGTTTCCGTTCACTACCGATGTGCAGATCTCCAAATCATCCCTCTCTGAAGCGACCGTTTTAGGTCAAGTTGATCAGAAATTCATTGCTGTCGTCCTTCATACCACTCTCAATTTGACCACTTTGGCTTTGATCGATCAACACGCCGCTGATGAGCGGATATCAGTGGAGAAAGTTCTTCTGGAACTTTGTGAGGGGTTTGCAAGGGATGATTTGTCGGTGGCGGAGCTCACCAAGACCCAACCAATGATCATTCTCACTCAAGCGGAAACCCAGATCCTCTCACAGCCTGGAGTACTGCCATTGTTCAAGAGATGGGGCATCCGCCTCACCGTACCTTCTGAACTTTCTCAAGGAGAATATGTTCAAGTTAAAGTCGACGCCGTTCCTCTAGCCCTGTTGAGCAGACTGGGTAGAAAGGAAGGCCTAGAAATGACAAGACTTGTAAGAGGCTATTTGCCAGTTGTGGCGGAACATACGGGTGAAATAACAAACCTTGTGAAAAATCTCGAAGGCAAAGCAATGAAAGGCGGCGAAGATGGGGATACTGAAGGATACGGTGGACATTGGGGCAGAGTGATGAGGTTCATGCCCCGCGAGATGCTGGAGTTGGCAAATTCAAAAGCCTGCCGCG GTGCCATCATGTTTGAGGATCGACTATCGTATGATCAGTGTGGCCGCCTTGTACATCAGCTATCCCGGACGAAATTCCCGTTCATGTGCGCCCATGGACGACCATCGATGGTACCACTTGTCATTTTGAATGAACAACATGACAAGCCCGTCACTAAAGCCTACCGGAAGATAAACTGGGAGAATCTACGAAACAAAATAGACGAAGACAATAGGGACGTCGAGaacgatgatgacgagTAG
- a CDS encoding DNA phosphorothioation-dependent restriction protein DptG, translated as MALKHIEVAKATSGIPKLRAKSMPFRARCNPANLLQRRHAVLALRKARTPLLSSAQLIQEPIRNDAMHHIRLSSTTSLLSPFTSFFSRVRKSQTPEAAAEDFSNALETRSFEAMSKAYGVVVNDPIPSNLLSEEQLLNAMKALAESTAKTPKAIRLLQRIYADFPTRFGYPVRQDHKHIVLQGLVNCGMVREALEIALSMDPKDVNWRLMLRAAVDANVALSDIIVQQFRQTTRPDQEDYILFLRIIRSHPSQDKMRLDRLLAEMEQKGIIDDQNIQAEVMQVYIAFGELEKSKQIMEKWDFLTLEDIGPRMWDAQVQYFIAVHDFSKLRTAVLSMRDAGHTVQQDAILALTLEQLNQFIDSKSKVLYSDVIAAIHAAEQMAGTEPGSKVWAKVIRHYLQNVRYREALEVAVRLYEECQGRGVALDVELARALIIPLCSSRKQNRLDDALRIYDQYMSLASSAELESENTRLRFAEVYEKLLVACARTQPPPMASVIRLLDDMRTLSLDFTPTNLISLLILLMRASPDHVSAYNVYSHFHALNPNAIDQAGFSAILTTFLNLSWKHSPLTPPDLFISMMKDMNRAGYSPSPYILSSLLKQYGQLATRARRGNSAESEESIRGIAKAIRDVHTLIKLDPLISPDVPLLTALMDAYGRVGAFFEAFEVWDELVQRRGREPRETVQEVYGAAINVMLDTCGWSYSLGKARKSWGWARRWGLVWEKKQWDGWIECLCRCGEVEEAGYVVLEEMGAETIPPPDKETVRLLYKFGRKQRERGRNVAGIDRLMVRVRERWPQWVEELSNERGLTRMSKRTE; from the exons ATGGCGCTGAAGCATATTGAAGTAGCCAAAGCCACCTCTGGCATACCAAAACTGCGCGCAAAATCAATGCCATTCAGAGCGCGCTGTAATCCAGCGAATTTGTTGCAGAGACGGCATGCTGTTTTAGCCCTGCGAAAGGCTCGCACACCTCTTTTGTCATCGGCGCAACTCATTCAGGAGCCTATAC GCAACGATGCCATGCATCATATACGGCTCAGCTCTACcacttcccttctctcgccatttacctccttcttttctcggGTGCGCAAGAGTCAAACGCCCGAAGCTGCTGCCGAAGACTTTTCAAATGCTCTTGAAACGCGGTCGTTTGAAGCAATGAGCAAAGCGTATGGCGTGGTTGTCAATGACCCTATTCCTTCCAATCTTCTGTCGGAAGAACAGCTGCTGAACGCCATGAAGGCATTAGCGGAAAGCACGGCCAAAACTCCCAAGGCCATTCGATTACTGCAAAGGATCTATGCGGATTTTCCCACCAGATTTGGATATCCAGTGAGGCAAGATCATAAACATATTGTACTTCAAGGACTGGTGAATTGTGGGATGGTCAGAGAAGCTTTAGAGATAGCTCTGTCCATGGATCCCAAGGATGTCAATTGGAGATTGATGCTGCGGGCTGCAGTTGATGCCAATGTTGCCCTTAGTGACATTATTGTTCAACAATTTCGACAAACGACTCGACCCGATCAGGAAGACTACATCCTGTTTCTTCGAATCATCCGTTCTCATCCGAGCCAAGACAAAATGCGCCTTGACCGGCTTCTTGCTGAGATGGAGCAAAAGGGTATTATCGATGATCAAAACATCCAGGCCGAAGTCATGCAAGTGTACATTGCTTTTGGCGAGCTCGAAAAATCAAAGCAAATCATGGAAAAATGGGACTTCCTCACTTTAGAAGATATTGGACCTCGCATGTGGGATGCTCAAGTCCAATATTTTATTGCTGTCCACGACTTCTCCAAGCTTCGCACCGCCGTCCTCAGCATGCGTGATGCAGGCCACACTGTCCAACAGGACGCCATTCTCGCCCTAACCCTTGAGCAACTGAACCAGTTCATCGACTCAAAATCCAAAGTCTTATATTCGGACGTTATCGCGGCCATCCATGCTGCCGAACAGATGGCTGGGACAGAACCGGGTTCAAAAGTATGGGCCAAAGTGATCAGACATTACCTTCAGAATGTCAGGTACCGCGAAGCATTGGAAGTGGCCGTGCGTCTGTACGAAGAATGTCAAGGCAGAGGGGTGGCACTAGATGTTGAGCTTGCACGAGCCCTAATCATTCCCCTGTGCTCATCGCGTAAGCAAAACCGACTTGATGATGCTCTTCGCATCTACGATCAGTACATGTCTCTTGCGTCCAGTGCCGAACTTGAGAGTGAAAATACGCGCTTGCGTTTTGCAGAGGTGTATGAAAAACTCCTTGTCGCTTGTGCGCGCACCCAGCCCCCGCCTATGGCTTCAGTCATACGGTTGCTTGACGACATGCGCACACTCTCACTCGATTTTACCCCTACCAACTTAAtttctctcctcattcttcttaTGCGTGCCTCGCCTGATCACGTATCTGCTTATAACGTTTATTCACATTTCCATGCGCTCAACCCCAACGCAATCGATCAGGCTGGCTTTTCAGCTATCCTCACCACATTCCTGAACCTAAGCTGGAAGCATTCGCCACTCACTCCTCCAGACCTGTTTATCAGTATGATGAAAGACATGAATCGAGCTGGTtactctccttctccttatATTTTATCTTCCTTGCTCAAACAGTACGGTCAACTTGCTACCCGCGCTCGAAGAGGAAACTCCGCCGAGTCAGAAGAAAGCATCCGTGGAATTGCCAAGGCCATCCGCGATGTTCACACGTTAATCAAACTCGATCCTCTCATATCTCCCGATGTACCTCTTCTGACCGCTCTGATGGACGCCTATGGTCGCGTAGGCGCCTTTTTCGAGGCATTCGAAGTATGGGATGAGCTCGTCCAGCGTCGAGGACGTGAGCCTCGCGAGACGGTGCAAGAAGTTTACGGCGCTGCGATCAATGTGATGTTGGACACCTGCGGCTGGAGTTATTCGCTTGGCAAGGCGCGGAAATCGTGGGgatgggcaagaagatggggtTTGGtgtgggagaagaaacagTGGGATGGGTGGATAGAATGTCTGTGCAGGTGtggggaagtggaagaagctggtTATGTTGtattggaagaaatggggGCCGAGACCATACCGCCGCCTGATAAAGAGACTGTGAGGTTATTATACAAATTTGGTAGAAAGcaaagggagagggggagaAATGTGGCAGGGATTGATCGACTAAtggtgagggtgagggaGCGCTGGCCACAATGGGTGGAAGAATTGAGCAATGAAAGAGGCTTGACCAGAATGAGCAAGCGAACGGAATAG
- a CDS encoding superkiller protein 3 (genome sequence mistake) codes for MATKSALKSIKAHLGEKNSESALYEATELLKSIGPDSSDADQVLVFRGLALTQLQRLDEAEKSYLHAYKLNPNNPLASVGLRRLYDKNQSWEKLATFLEVQVQTAFEKQDDEKLAEALKGLLDVREKHGPEEKLYRTLDLLLPSSPVAGFLQSVTPPQGTYIPLAIPVYPPTSDTLPGLPSPLPHPVHLAGSLSLALVSLIRLEIEIKKKIDARVDNERKRLGAGTEKDVRKKVDREILGTEGMNLVNLWKEVAGHPQVEEEVRREVEVREFEFWRRLVAALPVDNKTASKSKESAGKASQAEIPAKASNEIVEPALFKSKQYVAPSRTEALSHVNALAEGFVLLGISAKGAEEGWRWVLEGKDEPTLFYDIDLLHKYLDAFPNSPMACFIEEYCRWFKRPLPEMEEDFPKPEALEGDKKVEDSDKQRKRHKGGRGALAKRQSRRAHLKETHVSEDVEKEEREELFSSMTKLVDQLPMSIFAHRVMARIALEDEDWSSAIGFAERARKLLTGLEAERDIILSNVRADLDTALGVALVPYYPPKHHVRAARILETVLKTRPTNNEARFARAQIYETAGQWSDARHHFEKIVQDGNNEKERLDSKEEVGWCLVNEGKLEEGRDMLEEVIQVRDTKTEKEKEAEARERGRTWWRLGKTEWMIGDEESKQHAEEWFMASIRAYPDFAASYTSLGVCYSSATPPDNERALKCFQRAFELDATETDAAHRLANGYADEDEWARVRTIAMRVMEGEGFGGCGRRGSIES; via the exons ATGGCTACGAAGAGTGCCCTCAAGTCTATCAAGGCTCACTTAGGGGAAAAAAACTCCGAGTCCGCTCTCTACGAGGCCACGGAACTCCTCAAATCCATCGGCCCAGACTCATCAGATGCTGATCAGGT TCTGGTCTTTCGAGGGCTCGCCCTCACTCAGCTTCAAAGACTGGACGAAGCGGAAAAG TCATATCTTCATGCTTATAAATTAAATCCAAATAATCCCCTGGCATCTGTAGGGCTACGAAGATTGTACGACAAGAACCAAAGTTGGGAAAAGCTTGCGACTTTTTTAGAGGTGCAAGTGCAAACGGCGTTTGAGAA acaggatgatgaaaagcTCGCAGAAGCACTTAAAGGATTGCTAGATGTCAGAGAGAAACACGGGCccgaggaaaag CTTTATCGGactcttgatcttcttctcccgtCATCGCCTGTAGCGGGGTTTTTGCAGTCAGTGACGCCACCCCAAGGAACTTACATCCCTCTAGCTATCCCTGTCTACCCACCGACATCTGACACCCTGCCcggtcttccttctccgcttCCTCACCCTGTCCACCTTGCTGgatctctttctctcgcACTAGTATCTCTGATCCGCTTGGAAATCGAGAttaagaagaagatcgatGCACGGGTTGATAATGAGCGCAAGCGTCTGGGTGCTGGAACAGAGAAGGATgtcaggaagaaggtcgatAGAGAAATACTCGGAACAGAAGGCATGAACCTGGTCAATCTCTGGAAAGAGGTTGCGGGTCATCCacaagtggaagaggaggttaGAAGAGAAGTTGAAGTTCGAGAGTTTGAATTTTGGAGACGGCTTGTCGCTGCTCTTCC TGTCGATAACAAAACAgcttccaaatccaaagaGTCTGCTGGTAAAGCCTCACAAGCTGAAATACCGGCCAAGGCGTCCAATGAAATTGTTGAACCGGCACTCTTTAAAAGCAAACAATACGTAGCCCCAAGTCGTACTGAAGCTCTCTCTCATGTCAATGCGCTCGCGGAAGGCTTTGTCTTACTGGGTATCTCAGCCAAAGGCGCCGAGGAAGGTTGGCGATGGGTGTTGGAAGGCAAAGATGAGCCTACTTTGT TCTACGATATTGATTTGCTTCACAAGTATCTTGATGCTTTCCCCAATTCCCCTATGGCATGCTTTATAGAAGAATACTGCCGGTGGTTCAAACGTCCTTTGCCggaaatggaggaagattttCCAAAACCAGAAGCACTTGAAGGGGACAAGAAAGTCGAAGATTCTGACAAGCAGCGAAAGCGTCACAAGGGTGGGCGAGGTGCTTTAGCAAAGAGACAATCTCGTCGAGCTCATTTAAAGGAAACGCATGTGTCAGAGgatgtggaaaaggaggaaagagaagagctcttctcttcaatgACT AAACTTGTCGACCAACTCCCAATGTCCATTTTTGCCCATAGGGTGATGGCGAGAATCGcacttgaagatgaagattggtCCAGCGCGATAGGCTTTGCCGAGAGGGCCCGAAAGCTTCTTACCGGATTGGAAGCTGAGAGAGATATCATTCTTTCCAA CGTTCGTGCAGACCTCGACACAGCTTTGGGTGTAGCCCTTGTCCCCTACTACCCTCCCAAGCACCATGTCCGTGCAGCGCGCATTCTTGAAACGGTGCTGAAGACCCGGCCGACCAATAATGAAGCGCGTTTTGCTCGTGCGCAAATTTACGAGACTGCCGGCCAGTGGTCTGATGCTCGTCATCACTTTGAGAAAATCGTCCAAGATGGCAATaacgagaaggagagattggattcaaaggaagaagtcggTTGGTGTTTGGTCAATGAAGGAAAGctcgaggaaggaagagatatGTTGGAGGAGGTCATACAAGTCAGAGACACCAAGAcggagaaagagaaagaggcggaagcaagggagaggggaaggacTTGGTGGAGATTAGGCAAGACGGAGTGGATGATCGGAG ATGAGGAAAGTAAGCAACATGCCGAGGAATGGTTTATGGCATCTATCCGCGCATATCCAGACTTTGCCGCATCTTACACTTCCCTTGGAGTCTGTTATTCATCTGCAACCCCTCCTGATAACGAGCGGGCCCTCAAATGCTTCCAACGAGCTTTCGAACTTGACGCCACAGAAACTGACGCAGCTCATCGACTGGCAAATGGATACGCCGATGAAGACGAGTGGGCAAGGGTGAGGACGATCGCCATGCGTGTGATGGAAGGCGAGGGGTTTGGAGGGTGTGGCAGGAGGGGAAGCATTGAATCCTAG